A genomic window from Arthrobacter globiformis includes:
- a CDS encoding VOC family protein codes for MAAIVNYFEIGSGDPDAARNFYGALFDWTFGEPSPAGYRPVDGDKGGLWDTTSLGGKAWAIFYVQVDDVKAAIAQAESLGASVAVPFVDNGAIEFAHLLDPQGNRFGVWRPKQA; via the coding sequence ATGGCCGCCATAGTCAACTATTTCGAGATCGGCTCAGGTGACCCGGACGCCGCACGGAACTTCTACGGCGCACTATTCGACTGGACCTTTGGTGAACCCTCGCCGGCCGGTTATCGGCCGGTCGACGGCGACAAGGGCGGTCTGTGGGACACCACCTCGCTGGGCGGAAAGGCCTGGGCCATCTTCTATGTGCAGGTGGACGACGTGAAGGCGGCGATCGCCCAGGCCGAGTCCCTCGGTGCGAGCGTCGCCGTCCCGTTCGTCGACAACGGAGCCATTGAGTTCGCGCACCTCCTCGACCCCCAGGGCAACCGCTTCGGCGTGTGGCGGCCGAAACAGGCCTAA